The Candidatus Aminicenantes bacterium genome window below encodes:
- a CDS encoding SAM-dependent DNA methyltransferase has product MEEQVKSKQRVADHGEVLTGKREVNAMLDLVKQETERIESRFLEPACGNGNFLAPILERKLAVVEKRYGKSQLDFERYAILAVSSIYGIDIQEDNVQHCRQRLFGIFDLLYLRLFKDRTKDACRESIRFILERNIIWGDALDLKTRKEPRVPIVFSEWSPLNGSMFKRRDFVFKDLLDHEGMKELPLFSDLGEDVFIPTPEKEYPPVHFMEIANAQQ; this is encoded by the coding sequence ATGGAAGAACAAGTCAAATCAAAGCAACGGGTAGCCGATCATGGCGAGGTGTTGACCGGTAAGCGGGAGGTCAACGCCATGCTCGATCTTGTGAAACAGGAAACGGAGCGGATCGAATCGCGTTTCCTCGAACCCGCTTGCGGCAATGGGAATTTTCTTGCCCCAATTCTGGAACGAAAGCTGGCTGTTGTGGAAAAGCGCTATGGCAAGTCACAGTTGGATTTCGAACGGTATGCAATCCTGGCCGTGTCATCCATTTACGGAATTGATATTCAGGAAGATAACGTGCAGCATTGCCGCCAACGGCTTTTTGGAATATTTGATCTTCTTTATTTGCGTTTGTTCAAGGACAGGACAAAAGACGCCTGCCGCGAGTCCATCCGGTTTATCCTTGAGCGCAACATCATCTGGGGCGATGCCCTCGACCTGAAGACCAGAAAAGAACCAAGGGTTCCAATTGTCTTTTCCGAATGGTCGCCGCTCAATGGTAGTATGTTCAAACGGCGGGACTTCGTTTTCAAGGATTTGCTGGATCATGAGGGCATGAAGGAACTGCCACTCTTCTCCGACCTTGGCGAGGACGTGTTCATCCCCACGCCGGAGAAGGAGTATCCGCCGGTTCACTTTATGGAGATCGCCAATGCTCAACAGTAG